The following are encoded in a window of Dysidea avara chromosome 4, odDysAvar1.4, whole genome shotgun sequence genomic DNA:
- the LOC136252987 gene encoding cysteine and glycine-rich protein 1-like yields the protein MANIKFGDESIGGTSYQPSRPDMSSSSYNKCPKCDKSVYMAEEVIAAGKKWHKMCFKCAKCNKLLDSSTMREHEGDLYCKSCHSRQFGTAGYGYGIGAGTLSSEKRDDTDSDSNVTAKRVSAVDRNNDAGYTGWSDDGKKYQPARKEVVTNPNSCGKCGKAVYMAEEVLAAGKKWHKMCFKCGNCKKMLDSSTMREHEGDLYCKACHTRKFGTTGYGYGIGAGTLASEKGTNQDKSSWLPSSTSSEQRQAKPIQQFGGAPKCPRCGKSVYAAEKIVGAGSEWHKTCFNCASCHKSLDSTTVSDNEGEIYCKGCYGKQFGPKGVGFGLGAGTLTT from the exons ATGGCTAACATCAAGTTTGGTGATGAATCGATCGGTGGGACATCCTACCAACCTTCGAGGCCAGACATGTCTAGCTCTTCTTACAACAAGTGTCCTAAATGTGACAAATCCGTGTACATGGCAGAGGAGGTGATAGCTGCAGGGAAGAAATGGCACAAGATGTGTTTCAAATGTGCCAAGTGTAACAAACTACTTGACAGCTCTACAATGAGGGAACACGAGGGAGATTTGTACTGTAAAAGTTGCCACTCCAGACAATTTGGCACCGCGGGGTATGGATACGGGATTGGAGCGGGAACCCTATCATCTGAAAAGAGAGATG ATACTGATAGCGACAGCAACGTCACTGCAAAGCGCGTTAGCGCGGTGGACCGGAATAACGATGCGGGCTACACCGGGTGGTCTGATGATGGCAAGAAATATCAACCTGCCAGAAAGGAGGTAGTCACTAACCCTAACTCGTGTGGCAAGTGTGGTAAGGCTGTGTACATGGCGGAAGAGGTGCTGGCTGCTGGCAAGAAATGGCACAAAATGTGTTTCAAATGTGGCAACTGTAAGAAGATGTTAGACAGTTCCACTATGAGAGAACACGAGGGTGACCTCTACTGCAAGGCTTGTCACACAAGGAAGTTTGGCACTACCGGCTATGGGTATGGCATTGGAGCAGGTACCCTCGCCTCTGAGAAGGGAACCAACCAAG ATAAGAGCAGTTGGTTGCCATCTTCAACATCAAGTGAGCAACGACAGGCTAAGCCAATACAACAGTTCGGTGGAGCTCCAAAGTGTCCCCGTTGTGGGAAGAGTGTGTATGCTGCTGAGAAGATAGTTGGAGCAGGCAGT GAATGGCACAAGACATGCTTCAACTGTGCTAGTTGTCATAAGAGTCTTGACTCCACCACTGTTAGTGACAATGAAGGAGAGATTTATTGTAAAG GTTGCTATGGTAAACAGTTTGGACCCAAGGGGGTTGGGTTTGGACTTGGAGCAGGTACCTTGACAACATGA